A stretch of the Bordetella genomosp. 8 genome encodes the following:
- a CDS encoding AraC family transcriptional regulator — translation MLYSAPYLRDRTKMTADPFSDILKFTKAVSLVTGGFTAGGPWAIRFPPPDKIKFFAVVKGGCWASIDGEGAPIRFETGDVGLLTAKRAFVLSSDPELAPIDAMSVFSGAGTAAPALGDGKDFAHIGGHVLLDPTSGRLLADALPPWLHVQASSPQASNFRWLLERLVEEGADSLPGAKLVSEQLSQLLFIQILRAHLKTSGSMPAGWLRTLADPRLAPALHLMHGAPARAWRLEELAHACAMSRTTFAANFKARSGQTPLAYLAEWRMRLARRSLQEENMPVSVVADLLGYTSESAFSNAFKRMTGQSPTSYRKISRVTAGQG, via the coding sequence ATGCTTTATAGTGCGCCATACTTGCGCGATCGTACGAAGATGACTGCCGATCCCTTTTCCGACATCCTCAAATTCACGAAGGCTGTTTCCTTGGTCACCGGAGGATTCACTGCGGGCGGGCCGTGGGCCATCCGCTTTCCGCCGCCCGACAAGATCAAGTTCTTCGCGGTAGTGAAGGGCGGTTGCTGGGCCAGCATCGACGGCGAGGGTGCGCCGATTCGATTCGAGACCGGCGACGTGGGCCTGCTGACGGCGAAGCGCGCTTTCGTACTATCCAGCGATCCCGAACTCGCTCCCATCGATGCAATGAGCGTGTTTTCAGGTGCTGGTACGGCCGCGCCGGCCTTGGGCGACGGCAAGGACTTCGCCCATATCGGCGGCCACGTCCTGCTCGACCCCACGAGTGGCCGCCTGCTGGCCGATGCGCTGCCGCCATGGCTGCACGTGCAGGCAAGTTCCCCTCAGGCATCGAATTTCCGGTGGTTGCTCGAACGGCTGGTGGAGGAGGGCGCGGACAGTTTGCCGGGGGCAAAACTCGTATCGGAGCAACTCTCGCAGCTTTTGTTCATCCAGATCCTGCGAGCGCACTTGAAAACCTCGGGCTCCATGCCTGCCGGATGGTTGCGGACCTTGGCCGATCCGCGCCTGGCGCCCGCGCTTCATCTCATGCATGGAGCGCCCGCGCGCGCATGGCGCCTGGAAGAACTCGCACACGCGTGCGCGATGTCGAGGACCACCTTCGCGGCCAACTTCAAGGCTCGTTCGGGGCAGACGCCGCTGGCCTATCTTGCCGAATGGCGGATGCGCCTGGCCCGGCGCAGCCTGCAAGAGGAAAACATGCCGGTCTCCGTCGTGGCGGATCTGCTGGGCTACACGTCGGAGAGTGCGTTCAGCAACGCCTTCAAGCGCATGACGGGCCAGTCTCCCACGTCATACCGGAAGATTTCGCGGGTGACGGCCGGCCAAGGCTGA
- a CDS encoding ABC transporter substrate-binding protein: MQRREFLKSSAIAAMGMTAVGRFSLAQAQSTGTLAEMTWGGLWGNGMAQYIDGPFAKQTGWTITQDRGPTPIERVTKLKINLSNQPYDLVQLHDGVVPLAESQGVLETLDPASPNLTFLKAIPDRFKRPGWVAMIYSALGIVYNPKEVKNPPKSYADLWNPEFKGRIVLPEITHSIGPYIIPIGAMAAGKDQKDEKAGFDMLRKMVKLDPIWAKDTDTIMSSLQTGEAVVGLLYKSQTYTVREKGGQAEWVFPAEGAISYLAGTGIAKGSKHKDLAEKYINMTLDPEYQTWVAKVFNYAGTNPAMLKLLPPELQERVQFTDAQVSRIIDLDQAFISARRGDWTDQWNRIINGA; this comes from the coding sequence ATGCAGCGCCGTGAATTCTTGAAGTCGTCGGCCATCGCGGCCATGGGTATGACCGCCGTCGGGCGGTTTTCGCTGGCCCAGGCCCAGTCGACCGGCACGCTGGCCGAGATGACCTGGGGCGGGCTCTGGGGCAACGGGATGGCGCAGTACATCGACGGGCCGTTCGCCAAGCAGACGGGCTGGACGATCACGCAGGACCGCGGCCCCACGCCCATCGAGCGCGTGACCAAGCTGAAGATCAACCTGTCGAACCAACCCTACGACCTGGTGCAGCTGCATGACGGCGTGGTGCCCCTGGCGGAATCGCAAGGCGTGCTCGAAACGCTGGATCCCGCTTCGCCCAACCTGACTTTCCTGAAAGCCATTCCGGACCGCTTCAAGCGCCCGGGCTGGGTCGCGATGATCTATTCGGCGCTGGGTATCGTCTACAACCCGAAGGAAGTGAAGAACCCGCCGAAGAGCTACGCCGACCTGTGGAACCCTGAGTTCAAGGGGCGTATCGTGCTCCCGGAGATCACGCATTCGATCGGCCCCTACATCATTCCGATCGGCGCCATGGCGGCGGGCAAGGACCAGAAGGACGAGAAGGCAGGCTTCGACATGCTGCGCAAGATGGTCAAGCTGGATCCGATCTGGGCCAAGGACACGGACACGATCATGAGCTCGCTCCAGACCGGAGAAGCCGTGGTCGGCCTGCTGTACAAGTCGCAAACCTATACGGTGCGCGAGAAGGGCGGCCAGGCGGAGTGGGTATTCCCCGCGGAAGGTGCGATTTCCTACCTGGCCGGCACCGGCATCGCGAAGGGGTCGAAGCACAAGGACCTGGCGGAGAAGTACATCAACATGACGCTGGACCCCGAGTACCAGACCTGGGTGGCCAAGGTGTTCAACTACGCGGGCACCAACCCGGCCATGCTGAAGCTGCTGCCGCCGGAACTGCAGGAGCGCGTGCAGTTCACCGATGCGCAGGTGTCGCGCATCATCGACCTGGACCAGGCGTTCATTTCCGCGCGGCGCGGGGATTGGACAGACCAGTGGAATCGCATCATCAACGGCGCCTGA
- a CDS encoding SDR family oxidoreductase, which translates to MSSAPTQVLVTGGSGFIAQHCILALLGQGYRVRTTVRSMAREAEVRQNLRTGGVDATDMLSFVAADLEADEGWARAAAGCTYVMHGASPTPTGAHASEADWIRPAVDGNLRVLRAARDAGVRRVVLTSALGAICAGHGQMSRPYNESDWSDLTSRNIWPYQKSKTLAERAAWDFVAREGGGMELSVVNPVTVLGPVLGPDYSHSIRLIKRILEGQAGQPKLNSGFVDVRDVADLHLRAMKHDAANGERFLAIAGESMWLTEVAALLKARMGAAAAKVKTTAIPNAIVRLGALRDPALRGAVPLLGLVLNATSEKAIRLLGWAPRSREDAIIATAESLLRLGLLSRLGGVSDSLSIRTKV; encoded by the coding sequence ATGAGCAGTGCACCAACCCAGGTCCTCGTCACCGGAGGAAGTGGATTCATCGCGCAACATTGCATACTGGCGCTACTCGGGCAGGGTTATCGCGTACGAACCACCGTGCGATCGATGGCGCGTGAAGCCGAAGTGCGACAGAACCTCAGGACCGGTGGCGTGGACGCGACGGACATGCTGTCCTTCGTCGCCGCGGACCTGGAGGCCGACGAAGGCTGGGCCCGGGCCGCGGCAGGCTGCACTTACGTGATGCACGGCGCTTCACCCACACCGACTGGCGCTCACGCCAGCGAAGCGGATTGGATCAGGCCCGCGGTCGATGGCAATCTGCGGGTCTTGCGTGCCGCGCGTGACGCCGGGGTCAGGCGCGTCGTCCTGACGTCGGCCTTGGGCGCGATCTGCGCCGGCCATGGCCAGATGAGCCGGCCCTACAACGAATCCGACTGGAGCGACCTGACCAGCAGGAATATCTGGCCATATCAGAAGTCCAAGACGCTCGCGGAGCGGGCCGCCTGGGACTTTGTCGCCCGCGAAGGGGGAGGAATGGAGTTGTCGGTCGTCAACCCCGTCACGGTGCTGGGACCCGTCCTCGGGCCCGACTATTCGCATTCCATCCGCTTGATCAAGCGGATCCTGGAAGGCCAGGCCGGACAGCCGAAACTGAACTCCGGATTCGTCGATGTCCGCGATGTCGCCGACCTGCACCTGCGCGCGATGAAGCATGATGCCGCGAATGGCGAACGATTCCTGGCCATCGCCGGCGAAAGCATGTGGCTGACGGAAGTGGCCGCGCTATTGAAAGCGCGGATGGGAGCGGCTGCGGCCAAAGTGAAAACGACCGCCATCCCCAATGCGATCGTGCGGCTGGGCGCGCTCCGGGATCCCGCCTTGCGCGGAGCCGTGCCCCTGCTGGGCCTGGTGCTGAACGCCACCAGCGAGAAAGCCATACGCCTGCTCGGTTGGGCGCCCCGTTCGCGTGAGGACGCTATCATCGCTACCGCTGAAAGTCTCTTGCGGCTTGGGCTATTGAGCCGCCTGGGAGGCGTTTCGGACAGCCTATCCATACGTACCAAGGTTTGA
- a CDS encoding ABC transporter permease translates to MSVGRFLLRLVTGIALVLILGPILVILLFAFSSADSLVFPPPGFSLRWFEAFFTIPEMRQAFVLSLWLAFVSATLAGLLGMLAAVYASRRSGWLANVLQMLFMAPLVFPTIILGLALLLLYRTMGVSILPGLLIAHVVVCLPYAFRTIVAALQSFDTALEEAGQSLGAGPVKSFLLITMPIIWPALLSGWLFAFIVSFGELNAALFLTGPGIVTLPIEIFSYLQFQGSQLVVAAASALQVLMIVLILVLAERIVGARRIVER, encoded by the coding sequence ATGAGCGTGGGCCGTTTCCTGTTGCGCCTGGTGACCGGGATCGCGCTGGTGCTCATCCTGGGCCCGATCCTGGTGATTCTGCTTTTCGCCTTCAGTTCGGCGGACTCGCTGGTTTTTCCGCCACCGGGATTCTCGCTGCGCTGGTTCGAGGCGTTTTTCACCATACCCGAGATGCGGCAGGCTTTCGTGTTGAGCCTGTGGCTGGCATTCGTTTCCGCCACCTTGGCCGGGCTGCTGGGCATGCTGGCCGCCGTCTACGCGTCACGGCGCAGCGGTTGGCTGGCCAACGTGCTGCAAATGCTGTTCATGGCGCCGCTGGTGTTTCCGACCATCATCCTGGGCCTGGCGCTCCTGCTGCTGTATCGGACGATGGGCGTCTCGATATTGCCCGGCTTGCTGATCGCCCACGTCGTGGTGTGCCTGCCTTACGCGTTTCGCACCATCGTGGCGGCATTGCAATCGTTCGACACCGCGCTGGAGGAAGCAGGGCAGAGCCTGGGGGCAGGGCCGGTGAAGTCGTTCCTGCTGATCACCATGCCCATCATCTGGCCCGCGCTGCTGTCGGGGTGGTTGTTCGCGTTCATCGTGTCGTTCGGCGAACTGAATGCCGCGCTGTTCCTGACGGGGCCGGGTATCGTCACCTTGCCGATCGAGATATTCAGCTACCTGCAGTTCCAGGGCAGCCAACTAGTGGTGGCCGCGGCGTCCGCATTGCAGGTGTTGATGATCGTCTTGATCCTGGTGCTGGCCGAACGCATCGTGGGCGCGCGCCGTATCGTGGAGCGGTAA
- a CDS encoding ABC transporter ATP-binding protein translates to MTVAASSAADAGFLDVRFDGVEKRFAQTVALHRLDLDIERGTFFSLLGPSGCGKTTTLRLIAGFEQPTSGDVYIRGKRVTGVPAHKRNFGMVFQSFALFPHLTVAQNVAFGLKMRRVDTASVTRRVTGALELVALGGYGERYPRQLSGGQQQRVALARAIVFEPDVLLLDEPLSALDKLLREQMQVELRQLQRRLGTTTVFVTHDQEEALTMSDRVAVMKDGRIQQAGAPREIYERPATEFVATFLGASNILRGQVRDRMGDKLVVGLGGTVLTVDPPTVNGRPQGPALSVGDEIKLALRPEKLRLDTQGKLAATLKEVVYRGAQTHLYMETEGGPIAAHLPNSSVTPMNLAPGAVVRLAWDDASVVALAAAHDAPGLGSVDGAGGGQA, encoded by the coding sequence GTGACTGTGGCGGCAAGTTCGGCGGCGGATGCCGGCTTCCTGGATGTACGTTTCGACGGTGTGGAGAAGCGCTTCGCACAAACGGTGGCATTGCATCGCCTGGACCTGGATATCGAACGCGGCACCTTCTTTTCATTGCTGGGGCCCAGCGGTTGCGGCAAGACGACGACGCTGCGGCTGATCGCGGGTTTCGAGCAGCCGACGAGCGGCGACGTGTACATACGCGGCAAGCGCGTGACCGGCGTGCCGGCCCACAAGCGCAACTTCGGCATGGTGTTCCAGAGTTTCGCGTTGTTCCCGCACCTGACCGTGGCGCAGAACGTGGCGTTCGGCCTGAAGATGCGGCGGGTCGATACGGCGAGCGTCACGCGGCGCGTGACTGGGGCGCTGGAGCTGGTGGCCTTGGGCGGTTACGGCGAACGCTATCCCCGGCAATTGTCCGGCGGGCAGCAGCAACGCGTGGCGTTGGCGCGCGCGATCGTATTCGAGCCGGACGTGCTGTTGCTGGACGAGCCGCTGTCGGCGCTGGACAAGCTGTTGCGCGAACAGATGCAGGTGGAACTGCGCCAGTTGCAGCGACGCCTGGGCACGACGACCGTGTTCGTGACGCATGACCAGGAAGAAGCCCTGACCATGTCGGACCGCGTGGCGGTGATGAAAGACGGCCGCATACAGCAGGCGGGGGCGCCGCGCGAGATCTATGAGCGGCCGGCGACGGAGTTCGTGGCGACCTTCCTGGGCGCCAGCAATATCCTGCGCGGGCAGGTGCGGGATCGCATGGGCGACAAGCTGGTGGTGGGCCTGGGCGGCACGGTGCTGACCGTGGACCCGCCCACGGTGAATGGGCGGCCGCAAGGACCGGCGCTGTCCGTGGGCGACGAGATCAAGCTGGCCCTTCGCCCCGAGAAGCTGCGGCTGGATACGCAAGGCAAGCTCGCCGCGACGCTGAAGGAGGTGGTGTATCGCGGTGCGCAGACGCATCTGTACATGGAGACCGAGGGCGGGCCGATCGCCGCGCACCTGCCGAACAGCAGCGTGACGCCGATGAACCTGGCGCCGGGCGCCGTGGTGCGCCTGGCCTGGGACGATGCCAGCGTGGTGGCCTTGGCGGCCGCGCACGATGCGCCGGGCCTGGGTTCGGTCGATGGGGCAGGGGGCGGACAGGCATGA
- a CDS encoding formylglycine-generating enzyme family protein has protein sequence MDAPMTGSSVQKRACCCASGQGKPQAPATQAPAAEGMVWIGGRDFTMGSDVFYREERPARRVTAPDFWMDVHPVTNEQFRAFVDATGYRTLAERAPDPALYPDADPELLVPGSLVFTQPAAPVPLRDHRLWWAYVPGASWRHPQGPDSDLAGLEDHPVVHVSFDDASAYAAWAGKSLPTEIEWEFAARGGLEGAAYPWGDEFAPDGRHMANTWQGEFPWQNSAADGYERTSPVKSFPANGYGLFDVAGNVWEWTTTPYGSPPGVAPAKSCCIPASASSDPAARLVVKGGSHLCAPSYCLRFRPAARQGQTLDTSTSHIGFRCILRP, from the coding sequence ATGGACGCGCCTATGACCGGCTCTTCCGTCCAGAAACGTGCTTGCTGCTGCGCGTCGGGCCAGGGCAAACCGCAGGCCCCCGCGACGCAAGCGCCTGCCGCCGAAGGCATGGTATGGATAGGCGGGCGCGATTTCACGATGGGGTCCGACGTCTTCTATCGGGAAGAGCGTCCGGCACGGCGCGTTACCGCCCCCGACTTCTGGATGGATGTCCATCCCGTGACGAACGAGCAGTTCCGGGCGTTCGTCGACGCCACGGGTTATCGCACGCTGGCCGAGCGGGCGCCCGATCCCGCGCTATATCCGGACGCGGATCCCGAGCTGCTGGTTCCCGGCTCGCTGGTGTTCACGCAACCGGCCGCGCCTGTCCCGCTGCGCGACCATCGCCTGTGGTGGGCCTACGTGCCAGGCGCGAGCTGGCGCCATCCCCAGGGTCCGGACAGCGACCTGGCGGGCCTGGAGGACCATCCCGTGGTCCACGTGTCCTTCGACGATGCGAGCGCGTATGCGGCATGGGCAGGCAAGTCGCTGCCCACCGAGATCGAATGGGAGTTCGCCGCTCGCGGCGGCCTCGAAGGCGCCGCGTATCCCTGGGGAGATGAATTCGCCCCGGACGGGCGGCACATGGCGAATACCTGGCAGGGAGAGTTTCCGTGGCAGAATTCGGCCGCCGATGGCTACGAACGGACGTCGCCGGTGAAGTCTTTTCCAGCCAACGGGTATGGGCTGTTCGATGTGGCGGGCAATGTCTGGGAGTGGACGACGACCCCGTACGGCAGCCCGCCCGGCGTGGCGCCGGCGAAGTCCTGCTGCATACCGGCCTCCGCGTCGAGCGATCCCGCCGCCCGCCTGGTGGTCAAGGGCGGATCCCATCTGTGCGCGCCCAGCTACTGCCTGCGCTTCCGGCCGGCGGCGCGCCAGGGACAGACGCTGGACACGTCCACCAGCCATATCGGTTTTCGCTGCATCCTGCGGCCATGA
- a CDS encoding arylsulfatase — protein sequence MSKKPNILFFHVDNLGMGELGCYGGGKLRGADTKRIDAFCKEGTKLTHYVVEPQCTPTRSALMTGRYPIRSGNHTIALGGNGGGLVTWEVTIAELLAKGGYKSSCLGKWHIGAEEGRFPTDHGFDEWYGPLRTYDECMWLEDPHYVPERDGYSHMHEGFKGKGTRALLDEQLTMETKKTCDLEYQRRGIDFMQRCVRDDEPFFLYFNHSLMHFPMSPRDEFVGKSTNGDWGDCLLMLDHDFGVLLDELDRLGVADDTIVILCGDNGAEDHLAGRGTGGFFDGSYFSSAEGGIRTPLLARWPGRIPAGVESNEMVHVTDMFTTLLKFAGSDVPKDRIVDGRDQTAFFLGEQQESNRDHCMVWLKDELHAVKWKDFKINFKRQQHFHDPELPLGFARITHLQEDPKEREAVNQRYVRWWVMQHAHRVVREFEDSVKREELIPPGSALDFVPKSEMRS from the coding sequence ATGAGCAAGAAACCAAACATCCTGTTCTTTCACGTCGACAATCTCGGCATGGGCGAACTCGGGTGCTATGGCGGCGGGAAACTGCGCGGCGCGGACACCAAGCGCATCGACGCGTTCTGCAAGGAGGGCACCAAACTGACCCATTACGTGGTGGAGCCGCAGTGCACGCCGACGCGTTCCGCGCTGATGACCGGCCGCTACCCGATCCGCTCGGGCAACCATACGATCGCGCTGGGCGGCAACGGCGGCGGGCTGGTGACCTGGGAAGTCACCATCGCCGAATTGCTGGCCAAGGGCGGATACAAGTCGTCGTGCCTGGGCAAATGGCACATTGGCGCGGAAGAGGGCCGCTTTCCCACCGATCATGGGTTCGACGAATGGTACGGGCCGCTGCGCACGTACGACGAATGCATGTGGCTGGAAGACCCGCACTACGTGCCCGAGCGTGACGGCTATTCGCACATGCACGAAGGCTTCAAGGGGAAGGGCACCCGCGCCCTGCTGGACGAGCAGCTGACGATGGAAACCAAGAAGACCTGCGACCTGGAATACCAACGGCGCGGCATCGATTTCATGCAGCGCTGCGTGCGTGACGATGAACCGTTCTTCCTGTATTTCAATCACTCGCTGATGCACTTCCCGATGTCGCCGCGCGACGAGTTCGTCGGCAAGAGCACCAACGGCGACTGGGGCGATTGCCTGTTGATGCTGGATCACGACTTCGGCGTGCTCCTGGACGAACTGGACCGCCTGGGCGTGGCGGACGACACCATCGTCATCCTGTGCGGCGACAATGGCGCCGAGGACCATCTTGCCGGTCGCGGGACCGGTGGGTTCTTCGACGGATCGTATTTCAGTTCGGCGGAAGGCGGCATCCGCACGCCGCTGCTGGCGCGCTGGCCCGGCCGCATTCCCGCCGGCGTCGAAAGCAATGAAATGGTGCACGTCACGGATATGTTCACGACGCTGCTGAAATTCGCCGGCAGCGACGTTCCGAAGGACCGCATCGTCGATGGCAGGGACCAGACGGCGTTCTTCCTGGGCGAGCAGCAGGAATCCAACCGCGACCATTGCATGGTCTGGCTGAAGGACGAACTGCACGCCGTGAAATGGAAGGACTTCAAGATCAACTTCAAGCGCCAGCAACATTTCCACGACCCGGAACTGCCGCTCGGTTTCGCGCGCATCACCCACCTGCAGGAGGATCCGAAGGAGCGCGAGGCCGTCAACCAGCGCTACGTGCGCTGGTGGGTCATGCAGCATGCCCATCGCGTCGTGCGGGAGTTCGAGGATAGCGTCAAGCGCGAGGAGCTGATTCCCCCGGGTTCGGCGTTGGATTTCGTGCCCAAATCGGAAATGCGGAGCTAA
- a CDS encoding SulP family inorganic anion transporter, which translates to MTIPIEGSNTLPDQPGNSLAPPRTSFTREILAGVVTSLALIPEVISFSFISGVEPRAALFASVVLLVITSLFGGRPAMVTAAAGSVALVIGPMVNAHGAGYILPAVLLAGLIQVAFGLLGLARIARFIPRSVMLGFVNALGILIFCAQVPHIVDKPGPVYVLFAVTVLIVLIAPRFSRVVPSPLIAIVVATGLAISLNWSVPTVGTGDSAGGGLPGLTAWTVPFDLQTLKIVWQTSLSVAFVGLLETLLTAKLVDEMTDSRSRKSRESWALGLGNLCAGVFGGIAGCAMIGQTVVNVGIGGARTRISTLAAAGTLLLLITVLSAVMARIPMVALAAVMMVVAVKTVDWHSVRPATLRRMPWMETSVMALSIGLTVYTGNLALGVVGGVLLATVLFARRAAHVIRTTRTVSADGGSVCYEVHGPLFFGSSNDLVERFLYAADPRDVTIDFSKSQILDASTVAALDSVEVKYRQHGTAVRFTGLDETSQAFHARLSGKLNVS; encoded by the coding sequence ATGACGATTCCCATTGAAGGGAGCAATACCTTGCCGGACCAGCCCGGCAACTCGCTGGCCCCGCCGCGAACCAGTTTCACGCGGGAGATCCTTGCTGGCGTGGTCACGAGTCTTGCGTTGATCCCCGAAGTCATCTCGTTTTCGTTCATCTCCGGCGTGGAGCCGCGCGCCGCGTTGTTCGCCTCGGTCGTGCTGCTGGTGATCACATCCCTGTTCGGCGGGCGTCCGGCGATGGTCACCGCCGCTGCCGGTTCGGTCGCGCTGGTCATCGGCCCGATGGTAAACGCGCATGGCGCCGGCTACATCCTGCCCGCGGTCCTGCTGGCCGGGCTGATCCAGGTGGCCTTCGGCTTGCTGGGGCTGGCGCGGATCGCACGCTTCATTCCTCGCTCGGTGATGCTGGGCTTCGTCAATGCCTTGGGCATCCTCATTTTCTGTGCCCAGGTACCCCATATCGTCGACAAGCCCGGGCCGGTCTACGTGTTGTTTGCCGTCACGGTGCTGATCGTGCTGATCGCGCCGCGCTTCAGCCGCGTCGTTCCATCGCCGCTGATCGCGATCGTCGTGGCGACCGGGCTGGCCATTTCCCTGAACTGGAGCGTGCCCACGGTCGGAACGGGCGATTCCGCCGGCGGCGGATTGCCGGGATTGACGGCCTGGACGGTTCCCTTCGATCTGCAGACCTTGAAAATCGTATGGCAGACCTCGCTGAGCGTGGCCTTCGTGGGCCTGCTCGAAACCCTGCTGACCGCGAAACTGGTCGACGAGATGACCGACAGCCGTTCGCGCAAGTCACGGGAATCGTGGGCCCTTGGGCTGGGCAACCTTTGCGCGGGCGTGTTCGGCGGTATCGCCGGTTGCGCCATGATCGGCCAGACGGTGGTCAATGTCGGCATCGGCGGCGCGCGTACCCGTATTTCCACCCTGGCGGCCGCCGGCACGCTGCTGTTGCTGATCACCGTGTTGAGCGCCGTGATGGCACGCATTCCCATGGTGGCCCTGGCCGCCGTCATGATGGTGGTGGCCGTGAAGACCGTGGACTGGCACAGCGTGCGGCCGGCCACGCTCAGGCGTATGCCGTGGATGGAAACGTCGGTGATGGCGCTGTCCATCGGCCTCACCGTGTATACGGGCAACCTGGCCCTGGGTGTGGTCGGCGGCGTGCTGCTGGCGACCGTATTGTTCGCGCGCCGCGCGGCGCACGTGATCCGCACGACGCGCACGGTCAGCGCGGATGGCGGCAGCGTGTGCTACGAGGTCCACGGCCCGCTGTTTTTCGGCAGCAGCAACGACCTGGTGGAACGCTTCCTGTACGCGGCCGATCCGCGCGACGTGACGATAGACTTCTCCAAGTCGCAAATCCTGGACGCATCGACCGTCGCCGCGCTCGATTCGGTCGAAGTGAAGTACCGGCAGCACGGCACGGCCGTGCGCTTTACGGGCCTGGACGAGACCAGCCAGGCTTTCCATGCCAGGCTCAGCGGCAAGCTGAACGTCAGTTGA
- a CDS encoding SDR family NAD(P)-dependent oxidoreductase, which yields MVISGRRTLITGGTSGIGLATARALGLAGARVFISGRREANLSDALASLRAEGIRAEGIAADVTSDEQRAAMLAAAVDSMQGLDILVNNAGGVRAGRLELTEEKDIRAMVEVNLIAPILLTRAALPLLRASGDGLVVNVASGIALVGMPFYTTYAGVKAGISHFGEALRRELKGEGVHVLTVYPGATETPMMSSSRAGPAQGFVRESAADVAQAIVGGIEEGAYQVIRGGEARAQMIRMNREDPAALDEKFQGMKSVLDDAVKDHSTF from the coding sequence ATGGTGATTTCTGGTCGACGTACCCTGATCACGGGCGGAACCAGCGGCATAGGCTTGGCAACAGCGCGTGCGCTGGGCCTGGCAGGGGCACGAGTCTTCATCTCCGGCAGGCGCGAGGCAAACCTGTCCGATGCGCTGGCGTCGTTGCGGGCCGAGGGCATCCGGGCCGAGGGCATCGCCGCCGACGTGACGTCGGACGAGCAGCGTGCAGCGATGCTTGCGGCAGCAGTCGACTCCATGCAGGGCCTGGACATCCTGGTCAATAACGCGGGGGGTGTGCGTGCCGGACGCCTGGAACTCACGGAAGAAAAAGACATCCGCGCCATGGTGGAGGTGAACCTCATTGCTCCGATACTGTTGACGCGCGCCGCGTTGCCCCTTCTACGCGCCAGCGGCGACGGACTCGTCGTCAACGTGGCCTCCGGTATTGCGTTGGTCGGCATGCCGTTCTACACCACCTATGCCGGCGTCAAGGCGGGTATCTCCCATTTCGGCGAAGCGCTGCGACGCGAACTCAAGGGAGAGGGCGTGCACGTGCTTACCGTCTACCCGGGAGCCACCGAGACGCCCATGATGTCGAGTTCGCGGGCCGGCCCGGCGCAAGGTTTCGTCCGCGAATCCGCCGCCGACGTCGCGCAGGCCATCGTCGGCGGAATCGAAGAGGGCGCCTATCAGGTCATTCGAGGTGGCGAGGCGCGAGCGCAGATGATCCGGATGAACCGCGAAGATCCGGCGGCGCTGGACGAGAAGTTCCAGGGCATGAAGTCAGTGCTGGACGATGCGGTCAAGGACCACTCGACCTTCTGA
- a CDS encoding ABC transporter permease: MNRLRSYGMPGGDDGHGRPVARRLVPRAGLMWAVVAPPVLLLLVFFVLPLAYLLFVSFMTNSQASLYELQPTLRNYVEIATDPFYLLIIQRTLLATGVVLLACLLLGYPVALYASRLSPRGRMVMLLLMMFPLMVSNVVRAYGWVSILGRTGILSVTLRETGLTDRPIQFLYSFEAVVIGLLTILLPFMIVSITNSLTAIDQRYTEAAQSLGAGPWQTFFRVTLPLSSPGVTSGLMLVTFLMLSAYVSIALLGGPRFKLLVSLVFDSASTFRWPRAAALSFVLLLMALIIAAVIQAVIRPQRVRGKGA; encoded by the coding sequence ATGAACCGCCTCCGTTCTTACGGCATGCCGGGCGGCGACGACGGCCACGGCCGCCCGGTGGCGCGGCGGCTGGTGCCGCGCGCGGGACTGATGTGGGCGGTCGTCGCGCCGCCGGTATTGCTGCTGCTCGTGTTCTTCGTGCTGCCGCTGGCTTATCTGCTGTTCGTGAGCTTCATGACGAATTCGCAGGCATCGCTGTACGAGCTGCAGCCGACCCTGCGCAACTACGTCGAGATCGCCACGGATCCGTTCTACCTGCTGATTATCCAGCGCACGCTGCTCGCCACGGGCGTGGTGCTGCTGGCGTGTCTCCTGCTGGGTTATCCGGTGGCGCTGTACGCGTCGCGCCTGTCGCCGCGCGGCCGCATGGTGATGCTGTTGTTGATGATGTTCCCGCTGATGGTCAGCAACGTGGTGCGCGCGTACGGCTGGGTCAGCATACTGGGACGTACGGGCATCCTCAGCGTGACGCTGCGCGAGACGGGGCTGACCGATCGGCCCATCCAGTTCCTCTATTCGTTCGAGGCCGTGGTCATCGGCTTGCTGACGATACTGCTGCCGTTCATGATCGTGTCGATCACGAATTCGCTGACGGCGATCGACCAACGTTATACCGAGGCCGCGCAATCGCTGGGCGCGGGCCCTTGGCAGACTTTTTTCCGCGTCACGCTGCCGCTGTCCAGTCCTGGGGTGACGTCGGGGTTGATGCTGGTGACGTTCCTGATGCTCAGCGCCTATGTGAGCATCGCGCTGCTGGGCGGACCCCGCTTCAAGCTGCTGGTCAGCCTGGTGTTCGATAGCGCTTCCACGTTTCGCTGGCCGCGGGCGGCGGCATTGTCGTTCGTGCTGCTGTTGATGGCATTGATCATCGCGGCCGTCATACAGGCGGTGATACGGCCGCAGCGGGTACGGGGGAAGGGAGCATGA